In the genome of Pusillimonas sp. T7-7, the window GGATCATCCAGCGCTTCTTCGGTCACTTGCGCATCCAGTGTGTTATGTCGCAGGTTCTCTTTTACGGTGATCCGCTCCAGGCGAGTCTCGGAAGAGAGGATTTCTCCGGTAGAGAGTCTGGCTGTAACGTACAGTGACAGCGCAGGGCGCAGTTTGCCCGAATCCAACGAAAAAGCACTGATCAGCTCGCGAGGCAGCATGGGGATTTTCAGGCCGGGAATGTATACCGTCGACATGCGACGGCGGGCGAGCTTGTCGAATTCATTGTCGCGGCATACAGCCATGCCTGGTACGGCAATATGTATGCCTATCTTGACGGTGTCTTCGTCTACCGAGGTCACCGACAGAGCATCGTCAATTTCAATCGTGCTGGAATCATCAACCGAATAGGCGGTGACGTCGGCCAGAGGCAGGTCGCTGCCCATGTCGCCCAGGGCGACGGGGGCGAACTCGATGCCTTGCGGAAAGTGGGTGGATAAAAATCGGTGCTGATGCAATGCCAGGGCATGCGGCCAGGCGCCCAGCGACAACAGCAATTTTTCGGGGCTGGCGCCTGTCTGGTTCACGGCCGCCTCGAAAGCCTTCCACTGCAGGGTGTTCTTGTCGGGACGCGTCAGCAATGTGTTGGCCACTTCGGCAATGGGCTCGGGCAGCGTACCGGCGATCATCTGATCGGTCCATTCCTGCTGCTGGGCGGCCAGCTTTTGCTTTTTTTCGATGGCGGCCAGTGCGGCGGCCAGTATGTCGGGAGGAGCAGGCCGGTAGCATCCTTTACCGCGCCGATGGAAATAGGCGGGTGCGCTGTTCAGCGCAAAAATCAGCGCAGCTTTTTCGACCGCGGTAGGCACGTGTCCAAAATAGTCTTCGGCAAAAGTGGTGGCTTCAAACTCTTCTTGTGGGGCGCACTCCCATAGAAAGTCTATTTCCAGCGTCTGCGCCAGGGCATGCGCCTGTTCAAGCAGCTCGGCCGGTGCGGGCTGTTCGAAATTGAACAGTACAGCGGCATTTTTTATTTTGCTGCGCTTGCCCGACTCGGACTCGACCTGTAGGGTGGAGTCGCTTTGCGAGAAGATTTTTTGTGCCTTGAAGTTGCCGCTTTCTTCGTAAAGAACGTACATAATGATCCGGTGAGATACGCAAGAGCGCGCATCGTTAGGTAAAGATTGTATTTTAGTGCGGGCTGTTTTGCGGATTCAGCGCAAACGCCATGACGTCGGGCAGGTACTGGGCGAAATCGGATATGCCGTGGTCGCTGCCGTCAAGAATCCGGCCTTGGCAGCCCTGGTACCAATCGACCATTTCTTGCCAATCGAGTACTTCGTCGCCCTTTGCTGCCAGCAGATAGTAGTATTCCGGATGGGCGGGCTTGCCCACGGCCATGTCAGCCAGTTCGTCAACATGCTCGGGCAGAAACACAAAAGGCGCGTTGGAATGATACATGGTGTGTTCGCCCACCTGGGTGGCCAGGTCGCGCTCTGCATACA includes:
- a CDS encoding YqiA/YcfP family alpha/beta fold hydrolase, with product MILYLHGFRSAPKSYKANLMAQDMQERGLADQWVCPQLPASPQRALALCHHLIEQAIQTRGLDPAHDLVIAGSSLGGYYATCLAEHWKCRAIVMNPVVYAERDLATQVGEHTMYHSNAPFVFLPEHVDELADMAVGKPAHPEYYYLLAAKGDEVLDWQEMVDWYQGCQGRILDGSDHGISDFAQYLPDVMAFALNPQNSPH
- a CDS encoding ribonuclease catalytic domain-containing protein, which codes for MYVLYEESGNFKAQKIFSQSDSTLQVESESGKRSKIKNAAVLFNFEQPAPAELLEQAHALAQTLEIDFLWECAPQEEFEATTFAEDYFGHVPTAVEKAALIFALNSAPAYFHRRGKGCYRPAPPDILAAALAAIEKKQKLAAQQQEWTDQMIAGTLPEPIAEVANTLLTRPDKNTLQWKAFEAAVNQTGASPEKLLLSLGAWPHALALHQHRFLSTHFPQGIEFAPVALGDMGSDLPLADVTAYSVDDSSTIEIDDALSVTSVDEDTVKIGIHIAVPGMAVCRDNEFDKLARRRMSTVYIPGLKIPMLPRELISAFSLDSGKLRPALSLYVTARLSTGEILSSETRLERITVKENLRHNTLDAQVTEEALDDPDAALPYGEWLRPLWRLAMHLAAQREQVRGKPENNNRVEYSFVLEGPHDDPDSPVRLVPRRRNAPLDRLVAEYMILANNTWGGLLAQHGVPGIYRSQQAGRVRMSTHALPHEAIGVPQYAWSTSPLRRYVDLVNQWQILAAAEHGVSARLVAPFKPKDADLYAIIGAFESQYTAWGDYQSAMERYWCLRWLQQQGITTVQGSVIRDDLVRLDCAPFVTKVAALPELERGQMVSLDIMGFDELALEIDCRLREVVEV